TTTTCTATACATCTAAGTATAAAATCATAATCCTGAGCTCCATCATATTCTTCACGTAAGAAACCGACTTTTTTTTGCAAACCACCCTTAACAACAAATAAATGGCATATATAATTCACACTTCGTAATAAATCCGGATTAAAGTCAGGTTTAAAATGAGGTTGAAAAAACTTATGACCATCCATAGTCATCTTATCTTCATCCGAATATAAGATTTCAATATCCGGCTTTTGATTTAAAATTTTTACGCATTCATACAGTGCATTTTTACACAAAACATCATCATGATCCATGAAAACAATGTAATCTCCAACCGCACTTTCTATGGCCAAATTAGTATTAGCCGAAATTCGTAGCTGGGAGTCATGAAATAATATTTTTATTCTTTTATCCGTTTGAGCAATTTTTATTAATTCGTCGGAAATTGGTGAGCCCGCACCACTGCCATCCGATAAACACAATTCCCAGTTTGAATATGTCTGTGCCTGTACAGATTCTATCATCTGATTAAGATATAATTTCGGTGTTTTATAAAGAGGAACAACAATTGAAAATTTAGGATTATACTCAAACTTCTCAGTTCTCTGAGCTTGTAATTCCTTCTCCGTAGGAAGATGTTTAGGCAGCCATCTTTGATAGGTTATCGGTCTTCTTCTATAATTTGTGATTTTTTGCTTTAGCTTTTCAGCGAACGCCTGGGCTCCATATATTCGAAGAATTTTTATGCTTTTATTGGTATAGTCAATAAACTTTTCTCTGATTTTTTCAGCCGTTCCAAAATTCACAGTACGAATTGTTTTAGTTTCCCCCGCACTTAAAACAAGATGTATCACTTTGCCTGTGAGCCTGTCTGCTTTAATGAAGAACCCACTCTTTTCGTTAATTGCTCCTTCGAAAAACATTGCATCTACATCCAATCTATTACTCCACAAGATCTCAGCATCAATTCTATGTTTTTTCCTGTCGTAGACTGACAATTCAACGGGGGTGGCGCTTGCCACCCAACCTCTGATTTGAACTAAGTCAGATTCCTTTTCATATCTTTCTTCTTCAATAAACAAATTGAGATTATTTTGCTTTTGAATTAGTTTTTTTACTGAAGCTGTAAACCACAGTATTTTTTTTCCACCTTTATTATAATAGACTTTTAGCTTATGATATCGTCCAAGTCCCTCCGGCAATGTAACAACGATGGTTACCCTGCTGGCTTCTTCAATATATTTATCTTGATAGCGATTCATCACACCGATATCAATTTGCGCTTCTATATGCGTTTTCAGCAATGTATCATCGAGATAGGCTTCCACCCGACTGTCAGTCGGCCATAAACCTTGAAGAATATATTTATGTCTATCTTTTATATGAAATCTGTCATTCTCCACTTCATATATAATATTTTGCATAAATTTATCCTCACTTATTTTCTTTATTTTCTATACTTAAAATGTTCAGTGCTTTCTTATTAATATCAAACAAATATTTCGAAGCAATTATTGTTAATACGAAGCAGATAAGGCATAAGAAATACACCTCTGAACGCCTTAATACAATACCAGTAAACGGCTCTGTCAACCATTCGGTCAGATAATGATGAGTTAAAAAGAAAGGGTAACAATATTTTCCACCTACTGTGCTTATTTTTCTTATAAAAATAAATTTTGATGTTTTTACAAAGATCCAAGTCAAACATATAAAGGAAGAAAGCCCAACAAGCAGAGTCTGAAGCATAACATTGTTCTCCCCAAGATTAATAAAGAACGCAACACCCAATCCAATTATACCTATAATCAGCATTTTTATATCTACTTGCTTTATGTACTTAATATATAACATACCAAAAAGAAACTCAGGCACTCTTGCAATAACAAAACACTCTATCGGCATTTTTGTTTTAAAGCATAGCATGCTCACAGCCAGCAATACAATAGAAATTATTGTCGTTATAACAGGATGTTTAAGAACACATTTTCGAATCAATGGAAATAGAATATATAAACAAATAATTACTGATAAAAACCATTCTCCTACCCGGTAAAAATTGTTTCCCCACCAAAGGGTATTGCCATCAAACCCAATAATACTGAAAATAATCTTCCATTTTGGTATTGTCTCGTCGATTCCATAATTGCGAAAAAAGGAAATTACTGTGGCAGTAAAAAAAGCAAGCCAAAACATTGGATAAATACCACGGAAACGCTTTTTTAAATATACCTTTACATCCAATTTTTCTTCATATACATACATCAAAGAAGCACCGGAAGCAATAAAGAACAAAGATACAC
The window above is part of the Novisyntrophococcus fermenticellae genome. Proteins encoded here:
- a CDS encoding glycosyltransferase family 2 protein, with translation MQNIIYEVENDRFHIKDRHKYILQGLWPTDSRVEAYLDDTLLKTHIEAQIDIGVMNRYQDKYIEEASRVTIVVTLPEGLGRYHKLKVYYNKGGKKILWFTASVKKLIQKQNNLNLFIEEERYEKESDLVQIRGWVASATPVELSVYDRKKHRIDAEILWSNRLDVDAMFFEGAINEKSGFFIKADRLTGKVIHLVLSAGETKTIRTVNFGTAEKIREKFIDYTNKSIKILRIYGAQAFAEKLKQKITNYRRRPITYQRWLPKHLPTEKELQAQRTEKFEYNPKFSIVVPLYKTPKLYLNQMIESVQAQTYSNWELCLSDGSGAGSPISDELIKIAQTDKRIKILFHDSQLRISANTNLAIESAVGDYIVFMDHDDVLCKNALYECVKILNQKPDIEILYSDEDKMTMDGHKFFQPHFKPDFNPDLLRSVNYICHLFVVKGGLQKKVGFLREEYDGAQDYDFILRCIENTEKISHIPKILYHWRSHENSTAENPESKSYAFEAGKRAIQSHYERVGIRATVSAGEYPGLYRSRYHIDGQPLISIIIPNKDHILDLKRCMDSICQKSTYKNYEIIIVENNSIESETFEFYKEIASTYFNVHVVYWKGIFNYSEINNFGASYAKGEYLLLLNNDTEVINSEWLEEMLGYCMRSDVGIVGARLYYPDNTIQHAGVVIGFGGIAGHCFIQQPRSSTGYCHRIICAQDYSAVTAACMMVRKSVFDQVGGLSSELQVAFNDIDFCLKVRKAGYLVVYNPYAELYHYESKSRGLEDTPEKVERFNREIKIIERNWPLIFQEGDPYYNPNLSLETQDFSLRRLD
- a CDS encoding acyltransferase family protein translates to MKKRLYYIDNIKVFGLILVFICHFTRSLEANGVGYAIKVLPDKLFNLYIGSFGVSLFFIASGASLMYVYEEKLDVKVYLKKRFRGIYPMFWLAFFTATVISFFRNYGIDETIPKWKIIFSIIGFDGNTLWWGNNFYRVGEWFLSVIICLYILFPLIRKCVLKHPVITTIISIVLLAVSMLCFKTKMPIECFVIARVPEFLFGMLYIKYIKQVDIKMLIIGIIGLGVAFFINLGENNVMLQTLLVGLSSFICLTWIFVKTSKFIFIRKISTVGGKYCYPFFLTHHYLTEWLTEPFTGIVLRRSEVYFLCLICFVLTIIASKYLFDINKKALNILSIENKENK